Proteins encoded together in one Oncorhynchus mykiss isolate Arlee chromosome 7, USDA_OmykA_1.1, whole genome shotgun sequence window:
- the LOC110528399 gene encoding synaptophysin-like protein 1 isoform X1: MEVVQKLLSGFNLDLGPLKEPLGFIRILEWVFTIFAFATTGGYSGTTHISVKCGDAVLKDIDVGFGYPFRLPSYGPLKVPTCNGNATNEIYLQGDYSSSAEFYVCVGVFGFLYCTATLVLYLGYQHVYREGRGPTFDLLVTAAFAFLWLVSSSAWGKGLTDVKWATNPNHLVETCQPLCSPGYFPSMGKLNASVIFGFLNLILWTGNCWFIFKETPFHKDPNPPATMEEGGVPSS, encoded by the exons ATGGAAGTTGTTCAG AAACTTCTGTCGGGATTCAATCTTGACCTGGGACCTTTGAAAGAACCTCTGGGATTTATTCGGATTCTGGAATGG GTGTTCACCATCTTTGCCTTTGCCACCACGGGTGGTTACTCTGGGACGACCCACATCAGTGTGAAATGTGGGGATGCGGTGCTAAAGGACATAGACGTAGGGTTCGGATACCCTTTCAG GTTGCCAAGCTACGGCCCTTTAAAGGTGCCCACGTGTAACGGGAACGCCACGAATGAGATTTACCTACAGGGCGACTACTCTTCCTCGGCTGAGTTCTACGTCTGTGTCGGTGTCTTTGGCTTCCTGTACTGCACCGCCACCCTGGTTCTATACTTGGGATACCAGCATGTGTACCGCGAGGGCCGCGGACCTACCTTT GACCTGTTGGTGACTGCTGCTTTTGCCTTCCTGTGGCTGGTGTCCTCCTCTGCCTGGGGGAAGGGCCTGACTGACGTGAAGTGGGCCACCAACCCAAACCACCTGGTTGAGACCTGTCAGCCCCTGTGCTCACCTGGATACTTCCCCTCCATGGGAAAACTCAATGCCTCTGTG ATATTCGGATTTCTAAACCTCATCCTATGGACCGGTAACTGTTGGTTCATCTTTAAGGAGACTCCCTTCCACAAGGACCCCAACCCACCAGCCACCATGGAGGAAGGCGGAGTCCCCAGCTCTTAA
- the LOC110528399 gene encoding synaptophysin-like protein 1 isoform X2, producing MEVVQKLLSGFNLDLGPLKEPLGFIRILEWVFTIFAFATTGGYSGTTHISVKCGDAVLKDIDVGFGYPFRLPSYGPLKVPTCNGNATNEIYLQGDYSSSAEFYVCVGVFGFLYCTATLVLYLGYQHVYREGRGPTFDLLVTAAFAFLWLVSSSAWGKGLTDVKWATNPNHLVETCQPLCSPGYFPSMGKLNASVETPFHKDPNPPATMEEGGVPSS from the exons ATGGAAGTTGTTCAG AAACTTCTGTCGGGATTCAATCTTGACCTGGGACCTTTGAAAGAACCTCTGGGATTTATTCGGATTCTGGAATGG GTGTTCACCATCTTTGCCTTTGCCACCACGGGTGGTTACTCTGGGACGACCCACATCAGTGTGAAATGTGGGGATGCGGTGCTAAAGGACATAGACGTAGGGTTCGGATACCCTTTCAG GTTGCCAAGCTACGGCCCTTTAAAGGTGCCCACGTGTAACGGGAACGCCACGAATGAGATTTACCTACAGGGCGACTACTCTTCCTCGGCTGAGTTCTACGTCTGTGTCGGTGTCTTTGGCTTCCTGTACTGCACCGCCACCCTGGTTCTATACTTGGGATACCAGCATGTGTACCGCGAGGGCCGCGGACCTACCTTT GACCTGTTGGTGACTGCTGCTTTTGCCTTCCTGTGGCTGGTGTCCTCCTCTGCCTGGGGGAAGGGCCTGACTGACGTGAAGTGGGCCACCAACCCAAACCACCTGGTTGAGACCTGTCAGCCCCTGTGCTCACCTGGATACTTCCCCTCCATGGGAAAACTCAATGCCTCTGTG GAGACTCCCTTCCACAAGGACCCCAACCCACCAGCCACCATGGAGGAAGGCGGAGTCCCCAGCTCTTAA
- the LOC110528402 gene encoding gastrula zinc finger protein XlCGF48.2 — MTKLKLLNVFLSERLAAAAKEIFIEVENILIEYQEEITRSKAENDRLRGLLDVAFQFTPAQQPIQLIASDEEVSPKHQQHCEQEWSPSLGQEDPEPTQFKEERELRTSQLEDQFQGLESDTESIFTPSCVKSDYNHDSPQPLNLYQIQTVEVGEGNSPSLPANKTEKIKPEPEGEGFEISDPSNPQSFYAMNLDNAEAQSENGIYFNEIDSDGLPSEFEVPQPNQPRSARRGQRICTAKTVKKNPDEKPYQCNVCGKSFHHMSKLRTHLRVHTGERPFSCPECGKCFSQSGEVNRHLKTHNRHRAYLSGL; from the exons ATGACAAAGTTGAAGCTGCTAAATGTGTTTTTAAGTGAGAGATTAGCTGCAGCTGCTAAAGAAATATTTATAGAGGTGGAAAATATTTTAATCGAATACCAGGAAGAAATCACTCGTTCAAAGGCAGAGAATGACCGTCTTCGCGGGCTACTGGACGTCGCTTTCCAGTTTACGCCAG CACAACAGCCCATTCAGCTTATAGCCTCTGATGAGGAGGTTTCCCCTAAGCATCAGCAGCACTGTGAACAAGAGTGGAGCCCCAGTCTGGGCCAGGAGGACCCAGAGCCAACACAGTTTAAAGAGGAACGGGAGCTCAGGACCAGTCAGTTGGAAGATCAGTTTCAAGGGCTGGAATCGGATACAGAATCCATATTCACTCCTTCCTGTGTGAAAAGTGACTATAATCATGATTCGCCTCAGCCCTTAAATCTTTACCAAATTCAAACTGTGGAGGTTGGAGAGGGAaactctccgtctctccccgcCAACAAAACTGAAAAAATCAAACCAGAACCTGAAGGAGAGGGCTTTGAAATATCCGATCCAAGCAATCCACAATCCTTCTATGCCATGAATCTAGACAATGCTGAAGCTCAGAGTGAAAATGGTATATATTTCAATGAGATAGACAGTGATGGACTTCCCTCTGAGTTTGAGGTACCACAGCCAAATCAACCAAGGAGTGCCAGGAGAGGGCAAAGAATATGCACAGCGAAGACTGTGAAAAAGAACCCTGATGAGAAGCCGTACCAGTGCAACGTCTGTGGGAAAAGTTTTCATCACATGTCCAAACTTAGAACACATCTAAgggtacacacaggagagaggccaTTCAGCTGTCCAGAGTGTGGGAAATGTTTCAGTCAGTCTGGCGAAGTCAACAGACACCTTAAAACACACAATCGGCACAGGGCCTATTTATCCGGCCTATGA